The Methanosarcina barkeri str. Wiesmoor DNA segment GGGCGCTTGGAAACCTTGAAAATACTGGCGTCCGGGCAGAGTTTGAGAAACTCATTGCTTTTCGTGTCCCACCTGATGTCGCAAAAGAGAGTATCCTCCGCAAGTTTGGAGGAAAAAGGAAAGTTTTGAAAGTAAAAGATCTGTCTGCCAATCTTAAGAATTTTGAGCTTACAGGCAGGATTCTGGACCTTGGGGAAAAATCAATTCGTCCGCAAGCAGGAGCTCAGGAAAAACCTTCCAGGCTTTATACAGGGGTTCTTGCGGACGAAACAGGGGCAGTTCTGTTTTCTTCCTGGAAGGAACTGCCAGGTTCAATGGGGGATGTGATTAACATCAAAAATGCCTATACCCGGATCTGGCAGAACCGGATTAGGCTTTCTATAGGAGAACAATCTCCGGTGTCGAAAATTTCGGACTCCTCACTTCCTCCCCTGTCCGAACTTTCAGCAAGCCAGAAAAAAAAGTTAATTGATATAGGAGCTGCAGATTTTTCTGTAGATACAATAGCCTGCGTGCTTCAGCTTTCATACAGAGAAATCTTTGTAAAGGGACGCCAGTCCAGAGTGATCTCAGGTGTGCTTGCAGATGAGACCGGCAGGCTGCCTTTTACAGCCTGGATTGAACTGCCTGGCATTGATATAGGGAGCATTATACGAATTGAGGGAGCTCAGGTGCGTATGTTTAGGGGAATGCCATCAGTAAATATCCTGAGCAGCACAAAGGTTTCTTCGATCGGGTCGGAAGAAGCCGGAAAACTTGCATTTACCTTTGAATCTGCAGCAAAAGATCCGGCGCCTATCAAAATTAGGGAGATAAATTCAAGAGACAGCCTGTTTGACGTGTCCGTAGCAGGTAACCTGGTTTCAGTTAGGCCCGGTTCAGGCATTATCTCCCGATGCCCTGAATGCAGTCGTGTAATCCAGAAAGGAAACTGCAGGGTTCACGGGAAGGTCGAGGGCATATGGGACATGCGGATCAAAGCCATACTGGATGACGGAACAGGTTCCGTGTCAGTTATGTTTCCAAGGGAACTTGCAGAAATTATCTATGGAAAAACTCTTGAGGAAGCCGAACAGCTGATGTTCTCGGATGTCTCAAAAGATGCAGTCTATGAAGATTTAAGGCGTTTTCTTACGGGTCGTTATCTTGCAGTACGCGGGAACTCTTCAAAAAATGAATTTGGGGTTTCTTTCGTAGCTGAAAATGCCTGGGTACCCGAAGATGATCTTGCAGTAAGGGTAGTTGAACTCCTTCACAGGCTCGGGCCTGATGAAGAGGATGGATAGGAGAAAAATTCACAGGTTTCTAGGGGAGGAATCGAGCTTGCTTAAACGAGAGGTTGCAAAAAGAGTTTTTGCAAGAGAATTCGAAGCCTGCAGAGAACTTGAAAAACCCGAACGAATTGGCTCGGAAGATGCAGATTCAAAAACTCCAAACCTGCTTATTAGCCCTCTGGGGCTTATTCTCAATCGTGTTTTTGTGGTTGGAGTAGTCACAGAACTTGACAATATCGGAACACAGAGTGAGATGTGGAAAGCGAGAATAGTTGATCCCACAGGGGCTTTTACGGCATACGCAGGGCAGTATCAACCTGAAGCTTCGATCTTCTTTTCAACGGTACAGGTTCCTGCTTTCATTGCCCTTACAGGAAAAGCCAGGACATATGAACCCGAACCCGGATCGGTTTATGTTTCTATTCGGGCTGAAGAAGTAAATGTAGTGGATGAGGAAATTCGCAACAGATGGGTCGTGGATACCGCAGAGCAGACCGTTGAGAGGCTTGAAGCCTTCTCAGATGCTCTGGCCAGCAGATACCATGGGGAGAAACTTAGGGAATACCTTCTAGAGAAAGGCATCTTTTCCGAGCTTACTGAAGGAATTGTAATTGCTCTTGAACGGGAACGCTCTCCTGATGAATTTGCAAACATCCTTAGGGCTTCCATCAGAGAGGGCCTCAAAACCCTGGATCTGGATTCAGAAAATAGTACAGATGCTAAAGCTGACCAGAAAGAGTTCGTGATCGAATTGCTCAAGGAAATGGGTGGAAGCAAAGGAGTTGATTACGCAGCTTTTATGGATGCTGCGGCTTCCCGAGGCATTTCTGAGCAGGTTGTAGAAGAGGTTATACGTTTCCTGCTTGCAGGCGGGCAATGTTACGAACCGAAGATAGGGATAATAAGGCTTGTAGGATGACCAGAAATAGGATTTATAAGGCTTGTAGGAAATCGTACAGGAAAGAAAACCTGCGGTAAAGATAAAATTAGAAAGAATTGGCTCCTATATATGTGTGATAATGCTTAAGTGTGATTAGGTTAATTGGTATTCTCTGTTAAAATTTAATATTTCATCTTTATTGTATTAATTGGAGAAATTGACATGAAAGTATTAGTCAGCGACTCACTCTCCAATGAAGGTTTGGAGATTCTAAAAGAACACTTTAAGGTTGATGTTTCCACCGGGCTTTCCGAAGATGAGCTGGTGAAAAAAATTAAGGATTACGATGCTCTTGTAATACGCAGCGGTACCCATGTTACTCAGAAAATAATCGAAGCTGCCGACAACCTGAAAATTATCGGGAGAGCCGGAGTCGGAATTGACAATGTTGATGTGGATGCAGCTACAAAGAAAGGCATTATTGTGGCTAACTCTCCCGAAGGCAATATGATTTCGGCAGCAGAGCACACAATTGCTATGATGATGGCAATGTCCAGGAACATCCCCCAGGCAAATGCCTCCCTTAAAGGCAAGGAATGGAAACGTAGTAAATTCACAGGTGTCGAGGTCAAAGGTAAGACCCTAGGAATCATAGGTCTCGGAAGAATCGGTTCCGAAGTCGCAAAAAGGGCTTCCGGACTTGAAATGAACCTGATGGGGTATGATCCATTTGTTTCTGAAAAGCGGGCTATTGAGCTTGGTGTCAAGCTGGCAACAGTTAACGAAATCGCAAAAGAAGCCGATTACATCACAGTGCACACTCCTCTTATAAAAGAAACCAGAAACATTCTTGATGAAGAGCAGTTTGCCCTGATGAAGCCTACAACCAGAATTCTCAACTGTGCCCGCGGCGGCATTATCAACGAAGAAGCTCTGGCAAAAGCTCTTGAAAGCGGAAAAATAGCCGGTGCAGCAATAGACGTTTTCATTGAGGAGCCTCCTTTTAACAGCCCTCTTCTGAGCTTTGACAATGTTGTAGTAACCCCTCACCTTGGTGCTTCTACAAAGGAAGCTCAGGTCAATGTGGCAGTAGATATTGCAAAGGAAGTAGCGTCTGTCCTTACAGGTGGACCTGCAAAGAACGCAATCAATATCCCCTCGGTAAAGCCGGAAGCTATGGCAGTCCTTGCCCCTTACATCAGGCTCTCAGAAATTATGGGTAAGATTGCAGGGCAGCTCGTAGACGGAAACTACGAAAAAGTCGAAATCGGATATAACGGAGAGATTTCCGGAAAGGATACAAGGCCTCTTACAGTCTCGGCTCTCAAAGGACTGCTTGAAATGGCCCTCGGTTCCGGAGTAAACTATGTCAATGCTCCCACTCTTGCAAAGTCCAGAATGATTGCAGTCGTGGAAAGTAAATCCGAATCTTCTGAGGAATACTCTTCAACTATCAGTATCAAACTTAGCAGCAACGGCAAGGAAAAGCTGGTTGCAGGTACTGTTGTCGGAGACGATCCAAAGATCGTCGCAGTCGATGATGACAGAGTAGATATCTTCCCTGCAGGCCGTATGATTTTTGCCAAACATATCAACAGGCCCAACGTTATCGGACCTTGCTGCATGGTACTCGGTAAAAACAATATCAATATCTCAGGCATGCAGGTTGGCAGATCAGAAATAGGAGGCGTGACCATGATGGTTCTTAACATAGACTCCGAAGTTTCTGACCCAATCCTTGAGGAAGTCCGGAAAGTCGATGGAATCCTGGATGCCAAACTTGTGACACTCTAAATTTTCTAAACTTTCCTTTTTGGGAAGACTTCACTCCGGCAGAAATTAAAGGTAGAAAATCCTGAGCCGGAGACTTTTAATTTTTGAGTCTTTATCTTAAATTTCGTGATTTTAGACTTCTATATCTTAAACGTTTAAATTACATTCTCAATAATATTATATTTTTCAATAATAGTATATTCTAAACAGTAATTTACTTTCAGCAATATTATGCATTTAAAATATTATACTTTCAATAATATCATACATTTAAAATATTATATTTTCAATAATATTATGCATTTAAGATATTATACTTACAATAATAGTAAAATATTATATTCTCAACAATACTAAAATATTAGACTCTCAATATCAAATTAAACTCTCCTTGCCAGATTAATTTTTATGGGTGCAGTTAATGGAAGAACTTAAACGCGTAGTTTCCGTTCCTTTTAAAAAAACTCTTGCAACTTCTCTCTCGGAAAAGGATTTTGAGTATTCCCTGGCTTTTGACCTGAAATGGTTTTCTCCGAAAATTGCCTCAAAAGTAAAGGAAAAAGCCCTTGAAACAGGTTATCTCATTCTTAAAGCCGGGGCTCTTGTACCTGGTTTTGATGTGGAAAATATCCGGCTCCCTCATGCTTTCAAGCCGTCGGAAAATTTTCTTGAAAATCCGAACAGTTCCGGAGAAAAAGTGTCGGTGAAAGAAGAAATTTCCTTTGAGCAGGTTCTGGAATTTATCTCCGCAGACATTGGGATAAGCCGGCAAAAATTGGTTTCCGAGATTAATTTTATGCAGGACCGGCTTTCCTATCTTGTGGATATCCGGATCGTGGCACTTATTGTTGCAAAAAAGTTCGGATGCGATATTTCGGGAATTTATGAAAGGGTCTCGAGGTCGATACTTGGTACATCTTATTAATAAATTTCTGCAACTACTTAAATAGAAGAGAAGCCGCAGCTTTCTCGAGCCATTAAATATTATCCAAACATATAGGAGGCAGGTTGCCTGAGATAACAACCGTCCCTAACTCCCTAATAGACTTAAATTGTACCTTTTACAAGTTTTTGTGAATAGTTTCCATAAGCTGAGGGGCCGATAGTTTTGGTGTGATTATTTCTATATACGCACCCACCTTAGCATTATCTAGTTCTCTCATGACCTTATCAAGGTCTCCGCAGGTAGTAACCTTGCTAGTAATCCAATCATTGCAGCCGAAAACATCCGGTAATTTATAATATTGCCACTCTACAAGGTCATTATAGCAATAATCTACTTTTTCAGACAGCATTCTTTCTATCAGGTAGCCGTGATTATTCAGCACGAAGATAATAGGCTTCAGGCCATGACGATAAAATTGGCTGATTTCCTGAGCGGTCATCTGGTGTGACCCTTCTCCAGTAATAAGAATTACTCGTCTGTCAGGTGCAGCCAGTGCAGTACCAAAGGAAGCGGGAGTGGCCCAACCAATTGCTCCCCAGAGCATCTGGCTCTCGAACTTAGCTCCTTTCGGTAAAAGTAGAGGTATTAACCCATAAAATGATGAACTTGAGTCAGCTATGATTATGTCATCGGGCTTAAAGAACTCCGCGTACTTCGCGTATAAATAGTCAGCCGTTATTGGATCTTCAGCATTTACCTCTGGAACGGCAGGACGTCTGGCAACAGGGCCGCTGATATCGGTACGCTTGTTAAGCCTTCGGGTGAGTTCCTCCAGTACATCAAGCATTTTTACATTGATATAATCAGTATACCCTATATGGACACTTGAAGGCATGATATTGATGATTCGGGACTTATCCAAATTAGCCGTGAACTTACCCGTGTTAACATCAGACAGGATAGTGCCCATAGCAAGGATACAGTCACAGGATTCCACAAATTTCCGGATTTCAGGATTGATAAGTTGTCCCATGTATAATCCCAGGTAGGAGGGATTAGTCTCATCAAGAACTGATTTATCCAGAGCCATAGTAACATAAGGCAAACCCGAAGCAGTAATAACAGCCATAGACAGGTCCTTGAGTCCAAACCGGTCAACAAGAAAACCTGGAATAACACAGGCTTGCTTTGCATTCAAGAGTTTACCTGCAATAATCGAGACTACTTCTTCAAGAGCCACAGGGTCGCTTTTTACAGGTTTTCTTGCAGGTGAATTAAAGGATGAAATATCCGCATTCACATAGTCGTGAGGTATTGCAATATAGACAGGACGGTGGTTCTCCAGGGCTGTTTCGATAACACGCTCGACTTCTTGAACACAGTTTTCTGGGGTGAGCATCGTACTTGCACATACTACTGGCGTAGCCATTTCCATAAATATGCTGGATTTTCCGGCGCCCAGCGAGTGATGCACTATGGCATGCGTCTTCTGTGCCTGCATTTTTGGCATTCCGACAATATGGAATACCAGATTGTACTCCGCGTAAGAGCCTGCTATACCGCATAGTGTGGAAAGTTCACCTACACCAAAAGTAGTAGACAGTGCAGACATTCCTTTAACACGAGCATAACCGTCAGCAGCATAAGCAGCATTCAGTTCATTGCAGCAGCCTATCCAGCGAAGTTCTTTATCATCACAGATGGCGTTGTTGATTGGAAATGCAAAGTCCCCTGGCACGCCGAAAATATCCCTTATTCCCAGTTGCTTTAATCTATCCAGAAGGTATTGAATAACTGTCAGCATAATAATACCACCCATTTTCTAT contains these protein-coding regions:
- a CDS encoding Single-stranded DNA binding protein, producing the protein MDEKIAPHLEELTRALGNLENTGVRAEFEKLIAFRVPPDVAKESILRKFGGKRKVLKVKDLSANLKNFELTGRILDLGEKSIRPQAGAQEKPSRLYTGVLADETGAVLFSSWKELPGSMGDVINIKNAYTRIWQNRIRLSIGEQSPVSKISDSSLPPLSELSASQKKKLIDIGAADFSVDTIACVLQLSYREIFVKGRQSRVISGVLADETGRLPFTAWIELPGIDIGSIIRIEGAQVRMFRGMPSVNILSSTKVSSIGSEEAGKLAFTFESAAKDPAPIKIREINSRDSLFDVSVAGNLVSVRPGSGIISRCPECSRVIQKGNCRVHGKVEGIWDMRIKAILDDGTGSVSVMFPRELAEIIYGKTLEEAEQLMFSDVSKDAVYEDLRRFLTGRYLAVRGNSSKNEFGVSFVAENAWVPEDDLAVRVVELLHRLGPDEEDG
- a CDS encoding RPA family protein; translated protein: MLKREVAKRVFAREFEACRELEKPERIGSEDADSKTPNLLISPLGLILNRVFVVGVVTELDNIGTQSEMWKARIVDPTGAFTAYAGQYQPEASIFFSTVQVPAFIALTGKARTYEPEPGSVYVSIRAEEVNVVDEEIRNRWVVDTAEQTVERLEAFSDALASRYHGEKLREYLLEKGIFSELTEGIVIALERERSPDEFANILRASIREGLKTLDLDSENSTDAKADQKEFVIELLKEMGGSKGVDYAAFMDAAASRGISEQVVEEVIRFLLAGGQCYEPKIGIIRLVG
- the serA gene encoding phosphoglycerate dehydrogenase gives rise to the protein MKVLVSDSLSNEGLEILKEHFKVDVSTGLSEDELVKKIKDYDALVIRSGTHVTQKIIEAADNLKIIGRAGVGIDNVDVDAATKKGIIVANSPEGNMISAAEHTIAMMMAMSRNIPQANASLKGKEWKRSKFTGVEVKGKTLGIIGLGRIGSEVAKRASGLEMNLMGYDPFVSEKRAIELGVKLATVNEIAKEADYITVHTPLIKETRNILDEEQFALMKPTTRILNCARGGIINEEALAKALESGKIAGAAIDVFIEEPPFNSPLLSFDNVVVTPHLGASTKEAQVNVAVDIAKEVASVLTGGPAKNAINIPSVKPEAMAVLAPYIRLSEIMGKIAGQLVDGNYEKVEIGYNGEISGKDTRPLTVSALKGLLEMALGSGVNYVNAPTLAKSRMIAVVESKSESSEEYSSTISIKLSSNGKEKLVAGTVVGDDPKIVAVDDDRVDIFPAGRMIFAKHINRPNVIGPCCMVLGKNNINISGMQVGRSEIGGVTMMVLNIDSEVSDPILEEVRKVDGILDAKLVTL
- a CDS encoding DUF2240 family protein is translated as MEELKRVVSVPFKKTLATSLSEKDFEYSLAFDLKWFSPKIASKVKEKALETGYLILKAGALVPGFDVENIRLPHAFKPSENFLENPNSSGEKVSVKEEISFEQVLEFISADIGISRQKLVSEINFMQDRLSYLVDIRIVALIVAKKFGCDISGIYERVSRSILGTSY
- a CDS encoding alpha-keto acid decarboxylase family protein — protein: MLTVIQYLLDRLKQLGIRDIFGVPGDFAFPINNAICDDKELRWIGCCNELNAAYAADGYARVKGMSALSTTFGVGELSTLCGIAGSYAEYNLVFHIVGMPKMQAQKTHAIVHHSLGAGKSSIFMEMATPVVCASTMLTPENCVQEVERVIETALENHRPVYIAIPHDYVNADISSFNSPARKPVKSDPVALEEVVSIIAGKLLNAKQACVIPGFLVDRFGLKDLSMAVITASGLPYVTMALDKSVLDETNPSYLGLYMGQLINPEIRKFVESCDCILAMGTILSDVNTGKFTANLDKSRIINIMPSSVHIGYTDYINVKMLDVLEELTRRLNKRTDISGPVARRPAVPEVNAEDPITADYLYAKYAEFFKPDDIIIADSSSSFYGLIPLLLPKGAKFESQMLWGAIGWATPASFGTALAAPDRRVILITGEGSHQMTAQEISQFYRHGLKPIIFVLNNHGYLIERMLSEKVDYCYNDLVEWQYYKLPDVFGCNDWITSKVTTCGDLDKVMRELDNAKVGAYIEIITPKLSAPQLMETIHKNL